In the Gossypium raimondii isolate GPD5lz chromosome 9, ASM2569854v1, whole genome shotgun sequence genome, one interval contains:
- the LOC105799676 gene encoding uncharacterized protein LOC105799676: MPQGNLETLVSACAGASCDNKIVCETLATTQNDPDDHLHTADTSLDDEIPADFPPESFWLSKDSEFDWFDRNAFYQRKESHKGNSAPNSTNLNPNLNPDSNSQRFSVRKPRASIIGLPKPQKSCFAETNNRKNTKPATTRLFPKRSGSVKTDPPVVEPSSPKVSCMGRVKSRRDRNRSLRKNSQKSAEAETVKEKTARRSRSGCFPNFCAIFGSTGKAREPRSLPPEAPSPPRNRDVRCRLPPDDREAISMEPEITETEPVSLGGMKRFASGRRSEPLI; this comes from the coding sequence ATGCCACAGGGCAATTTAGAAACCCTTGTTTCGGCCTGCGCCGGTGCTTCTTGCGATAACAAAATCGTCTGCGAGACTTTAGCTACCACCCAAAACGATCCAGACGACCACCTCCACACGGCCGACACATCTCTCGACGATGAAATCCCGGCCGATTTCCCGCCTGAATCCTTTTGGTTATCCAAAGACTCCGAGTTCGACTGGTTCGATCGCAATGCTTTTTACCAACGGAAAGAGTCGCATAAAGGAAACTCAGCTCCCAACTCTACCAATCTTAATCCTAATTTAAACCCCGACTCCAATTCTCAACGCTTTTCTGTGAGAAAGCCTAGAGCTTCCATCATCGGATTGCCCAAACCGCAGAAATCTTGCTTTGCTGAGACCAACAACAGGAAGAATACTAAGCCTGCAACTACAAGATTGTTTCCTAAACGATCCGGTTCCGTTAAAACCGATCCTCCAGTTGTTGAACCGTCTTCGCCTAAGGTCTCTTGTATGGGAAGAGTGAAATCGAGGCGAGACCGGAATCGCTCACTGAGAAAGAACAGCCAAAAATCCGCCGAAGCCGAAACAGTTAAAGAGAAAACGGCAAGAAGAAGCAGAAGCGGTTGCTTTCCAAATTTTTGTGCTATTTTTGGGTCCACTGGCAAAGCACGTGAACCACGCAGTCTTCCTCCAGAAGCGCCTTCGCCGCCGAGGAACCGAGACGTTAGGTGTCGCTTGCCGCCAGATGATCGTGAAGCAATATCGATGGAGCCTGAAATTACGGAGACTGAGCCGGTCAGTCTAGGAGGAATGAAGCGGTTCGCATCTGGTAGAAGATCGGAGCCGTTAATCTAA
- the LOC105799674 gene encoding uncharacterized protein At3g28850 has protein sequence MGCVSSKLVKKEMKREMVLNNGGDFAHHVVSLKSSTYGVLKLDNDELQQIEEVGVSETKRAKRSPPREEPEVINAWELMEDLDEDRLVKRTPKSRVKTPLKLLNQIGSPLKVKKSGGKENKGSVVNGDGLGNGKSDFSPNSILRVNNSMDGSSCKVVLKLSYPVKSTRSEGPEGGGGDLGFSSRRRIFSPLFDPELVALYEKELSEEEEQIKRIISPQPETRKPKKSQDSKVTLQDFEPKCRAGAENSVVIYTTTLRGIRKTFEECNRVRSIMESYRVQMFERDISMDSGFKEELRKVTGTKEVKVPLVFVKGRLIGGVEEIVKLEEEGKLEMLFEGIPMAVPGCKGCGGVRFVMCKQCNGSCKILDKQLNKIRCGECNENGLIQCPICC, from the coding sequence atgggttgtGTTTCTTCAAAACTGGTTAAGAAAGAGATGAAACGAGAAATGGTTCTCAACAATGGCGGCGACTTCGCCCATCACGTGGTTTCTCTCAAGTCAAGCACTTACGGGGTCCTTAAACTTGACAACGATGAACTGCAACAAATAGAAGAAGTTGGTGTTTCAGAGACTAAAAGAGCTAAGAGGTCGCCTCCGCGTGAAGAACCTGAGGTAATCAATGCCTGGGAACTCATGGAAGATCTTGATGAAGATCGTCTTGTCAAAAGGACTCCAAAATCTCGTGTCAAAACTCCACTGAAGTTGTTGAATCAGATCGGTTCTCCATTGAAAGTGAAGAAGAGCGGTGGGAAAGAAAACAAGGGAAGCGTTGTTAATGGAGATGGTTTAGGGAATGGGAAGTCTGATTTTAGCCCCAATTCGATATTGAGAGTGAACAATTCTATGGATGGCTCGTCCTGTAAGGTAGTGTTGAAGTTGAGTTATCCGGTGAAAAGCACGAGAAGCGAGGGGCCTGAAGGTGGTGGTGGTGATTTGGGGTTTTCGTCGCGGAGAAGGATTTTCAGTCCCCTGTTTGATCCAGAACTTGTCGCTTTGTACGAGAAAGAGTTGTCTGAAGAAGAGGAACAAATCAAGAGGATAATTTCGCCCCAACCCGAAACCCGAAAGCCCAAGAAATCTCAGGACTCAAAGGTTACTCTTCAAGATTTCGAGCCAAAATGCCGTGCAGGTGCAGAAAATTCAGTTGTGATTTACACAACAACATTGAGAGGGATTCGAAAGACCTTTGAAGAATGCAACAGAGTGAGATCCATCATGGAATCCTACCGTGTACAAATGTTTGAGCGCGACATATCAATGGATTCAGGGTTTAAGGAAGAGTTAAGGAAGGTAACAGGCACAAAAGAAGTGAAAGTTCCACTAGTGTTTGTTAAAGGAAGGTTGATTGGGGGAGTTGAAGAGATTGTGAAGTTAGAAGAGGAAGGGAAGCTTGAAATGTTGTTTGAAGGGATCCCCATGGCGGTTCCCGGGTGTAAAGGCTGTGGTGGGGTGAGATTTGTGATGTGCAAACAATGTAATGGGAGCTGCAAAATTTTAGACAAGCAACTGAACAAGATAAGGTGTGGTGAGTGCAATGAAAATGGATTGATACAGTGTCCTATTTGTTGTTGA